In Halalkalibaculum roseum, a single window of DNA contains:
- a CDS encoding serine hydrolase domain-containing protein yields the protein MLSSCSGTSVELEASLDDFTRYLDERIPALMEWYTVPGLSIALVEDGEPVWTAAYGYADLERGKKLNINAIYRAESISKPVTAWGVLALAEKNLIDLDDPILKYMKGWKFPDSDFAAEEVTIRRLLSNSAGLPPGSLGEEYPPNAEKPTLEEYLAREVQIQRNPGKTFVYSNPGFNLLELLIEEVSGRDFSEYMQNEVLRPLGMESSSFSWEEEWSSRVPVGYDLKERPVGPYVYPYRASGGLFATVEDIARFAIAGAVNLKETKSKLLDRESIREMHTPQVPMSGIFGFVADSYGYGHFIETLPEGEKAVWHGGQGHGWMTHFHLIPETGDAIVVFTNSQRSWPMMAEILNEWSQWEGYGPVKFSRIITLVTALWVLTGMFFLLALYRGIRTFYEWRGGRRKVLLKLQPLTTRRALEFLLWVAITTILVWSVNQEYLFLSSVFPLGSSLLGWVLLFLSVVLLFSIITPLNKANKSIG from the coding sequence ATGCTTAGCTCATGCTCCGGTACATCCGTCGAGCTGGAGGCATCGCTGGACGATTTTACACGATACCTGGATGAACGCATCCCGGCTTTGATGGAGTGGTATACTGTACCCGGGTTGTCGATTGCACTGGTAGAAGATGGAGAGCCGGTTTGGACCGCAGCTTATGGGTACGCGGACCTAGAGCGCGGTAAAAAATTGAATATTAATGCGATATACAGGGCGGAATCCATATCAAAACCGGTGACTGCATGGGGCGTACTAGCCTTGGCTGAGAAAAACCTAATCGATTTGGATGATCCGATCCTTAAGTACATGAAGGGATGGAAGTTTCCGGACTCCGATTTTGCCGCCGAAGAGGTTACTATCAGAAGATTATTGAGCAACAGTGCCGGACTACCGCCCGGATCTTTGGGCGAGGAATATCCACCCAATGCTGAAAAGCCTACTTTAGAAGAGTATCTGGCTAGGGAGGTGCAGATTCAACGTAACCCTGGAAAAACCTTTGTGTACTCGAATCCGGGCTTCAACCTGCTGGAATTGCTCATTGAAGAGGTAAGCGGTCGTGATTTCAGCGAGTATATGCAGAATGAGGTGCTACGTCCGCTTGGAATGGAGAGCTCAAGCTTTAGCTGGGAGGAGGAATGGTCATCCCGTGTTCCTGTGGGTTATGATCTGAAGGAGAGACCTGTCGGACCCTATGTATATCCTTACCGGGCCTCAGGTGGACTCTTTGCCACGGTTGAAGATATCGCACGGTTTGCAATTGCCGGGGCTGTAAATCTGAAAGAAACAAAGTCGAAGTTATTGGACCGGGAGAGTATCCGTGAAATGCATACACCCCAGGTACCCATGTCAGGTATTTTTGGTTTTGTGGCCGATTCTTACGGTTATGGTCATTTTATCGAGACCTTGCCAGAGGGAGAAAAAGCAGTTTGGCACGGGGGACAGGGTCATGGCTGGATGACCCATTTTCATCTGATCCCGGAAACAGGCGATGCGATCGTAGTCTTTACCAACAGCCAACGCAGCTGGCCCATGATGGCAGAGATACTTAATGAATGGTCTCAATGGGAAGGATACGGACCCGTCAAATTCAGCCGGATCATAACATTGGTCACAGCACTTTGGGTACTCACCGGTATGTTCTTTCTGTTGGCACTCTACCGGGGCATCAGAACATTCTATGAATGGAGAGGCGGCAGACGGAAAGTGTTGCTCAAACTGCAACCGTTAACAACGCGACGTGCACTTGAATTCCTGCTGTGGGTAGCTATCACTACCATTTTAGTTTGGTCAGTGAACCAGGAGTACCTGTTCCTTTCCTCAGTATTCCCGCTTGGGTCGTCACTGTTGGGGTGGGTACTGCTGTTTCTTTCAGTCGTCCTGCTGTTTTCAATTATCACACCCTTAAACAAAGCGAATAAAAGCATCGGATAA
- a CDS encoding DUF2309 domain-containing protein: MKYQRIQSHIEELSEQLVKNWPLYSFVTSNPLSGLEELHFEDAVTQLRNYISIEGYPSTSVFRQALLEDEINHKLIENHLLQKGITLSVEESLERMKLLEEQNEKEKVLGDVDRHLIKWLTVFMDQGSTEWNMPNREAGFYKAWREIASYDTSLPNREMLNALPKDSYAAIQEILSANDPENQREILKHHLMALPGWTGYIAYREENEHDWQKVSPVTLTDYLAVRLALYALFGQDIKHDGDTKNNKQQNEEDILKGAWLKAMEQTYQEKLFQKVSAGNKNGQSDTEESPEAQMVFCIDTRSERIRRAVEQAGPYQTFGYAGFFGIAMDYKHPEKNITNKSCPPIVNSAYLATEVTDESRTGKMETFDYYNNLRKALLRFRFTLKNNIPASFGYVESAGFFYGLALLLKTLVPDLVHRFFERITNYTGKPEWFSEVTLTHNEHEGNNAEQHLSTAERAGIAKAAFEAMGWQHFAPIVVWAGHGSETANNPFGSSLDCGACAGNKGRHNARVMARICNDTDVRNLLAAEYDIQIPDETWFVAAEHNTTTNHIELYDQQVPARFRQQVDELKKNLATAQVYANKEQFDIPAADAELTAREAARRASDWAETRPEWGLAGNASFIIGPRKLTSNLNLEARSFLHSYNWEKDPSGDQLTAILQGPMVVTQWINNHYYFSSVDNDHFGGGSKVTQNVTGKYGVVQGNGGDLRCGLPQESLQVDDSRQQHIPLRLTVLIQAPKERVESIIQKHNDTLGRLVQNEWIYLAVMDPQEGNTITSLNKIQRQQEEVESESMAIY; the protein is encoded by the coding sequence ATGAAATATCAACGTATTCAATCTCATATAGAGGAACTTTCGGAGCAACTCGTTAAAAACTGGCCCTTGTACTCATTTGTGACGTCCAATCCTCTGAGTGGCCTGGAAGAGCTTCATTTTGAGGATGCGGTCACTCAACTCCGCAACTATATTTCCATAGAGGGATATCCATCTACGTCAGTATTCAGACAGGCCCTGCTTGAGGATGAAATTAATCACAAACTCATTGAGAACCATCTCCTTCAAAAAGGGATTACGCTCAGTGTAGAAGAATCCCTGGAGCGGATGAAGTTACTGGAAGAACAAAACGAGAAAGAGAAGGTGCTTGGGGATGTTGATCGCCACCTGATAAAATGGCTGACGGTCTTTATGGATCAGGGATCCACGGAGTGGAATATGCCCAATCGCGAAGCGGGATTCTACAAAGCCTGGCGTGAGATTGCCTCATATGACACTTCCCTGCCAAATAGGGAAATGCTCAATGCGCTACCAAAGGATTCTTATGCAGCAATACAGGAGATCCTAAGTGCAAATGATCCTGAGAATCAGAGGGAGATACTGAAACATCACCTGATGGCTCTGCCCGGATGGACCGGTTATATTGCCTATCGCGAGGAAAACGAACACGACTGGCAAAAGGTAAGTCCGGTGACGCTGACCGACTACCTTGCGGTTCGCCTTGCCCTCTATGCTCTCTTCGGGCAGGATATCAAACACGATGGAGATACGAAAAACAATAAGCAGCAAAACGAGGAGGACATCCTTAAAGGCGCCTGGTTGAAAGCAATGGAGCAGACTTATCAGGAGAAACTGTTTCAAAAAGTGTCAGCCGGAAATAAAAACGGTCAGTCGGACACCGAGGAATCTCCGGAAGCCCAGATGGTGTTCTGCATCGACACCCGCTCGGAGCGCATCCGGCGTGCCGTGGAACAGGCGGGACCATACCAGACCTTCGGATATGCAGGATTCTTTGGCATAGCCATGGATTACAAACATCCCGAAAAGAATATCACCAACAAGTCTTGTCCCCCGATTGTCAACTCCGCATATCTGGCAACCGAAGTAACCGACGAAAGCCGGACCGGAAAAATGGAAACATTTGATTACTACAACAACCTCAGAAAAGCCCTGCTTCGGTTTAGATTCACACTGAAGAACAACATACCGGCCTCTTTTGGCTATGTAGAGTCAGCAGGCTTCTTTTACGGACTGGCACTGCTCCTGAAAACACTGGTCCCGGATCTGGTCCATCGTTTCTTTGAACGAATCACAAATTATACCGGAAAGCCGGAATGGTTTAGCGAAGTCACCTTGACTCATAACGAACACGAGGGCAATAATGCCGAGCAGCATCTTTCAACCGCAGAGAGAGCGGGAATAGCCAAAGCAGCTTTTGAGGCGATGGGCTGGCAGCACTTTGCTCCCATAGTGGTCTGGGCGGGACACGGTAGCGAAACGGCCAACAATCCCTTCGGTTCCAGCCTGGATTGTGGGGCATGCGCCGGCAACAAAGGCCGTCATAATGCACGTGTGATGGCTCGGATCTGCAATGATACTGACGTGCGGAATCTGCTGGCAGCCGAATACGATATTCAAATTCCCGATGAAACGTGGTTTGTAGCTGCTGAACATAATACCACTACAAATCACATTGAGCTGTATGATCAGCAGGTACCGGCCCGGTTCAGGCAACAGGTGGATGAACTGAAAAAGAATCTGGCAACGGCCCAGGTCTATGCAAACAAGGAGCAATTCGATATCCCAGCTGCAGATGCAGAGCTTACCGCCCGCGAGGCAGCGCGGCGTGCTTCGGATTGGGCTGAGACCAGGCCGGAATGGGGATTGGCAGGTAACGCCTCCTTCATCATAGGGCCGCGTAAACTGACTTCAAATCTTAATCTGGAGGCACGCAGCTTCCTACACTCCTACAACTGGGAAAAAGATCCAAGTGGAGATCAGCTGACCGCCATATTACAGGGTCCCATGGTGGTAACCCAGTGGATCAACAATCACTACTACTTCTCCTCGGTTGACAACGACCATTTCGGGGGAGGAAGTAAAGTAACCCAGAATGTTACGGGTAAATACGGAGTCGTGCAGGGCAATGGCGGAGACCTCCGGTGCGGGCTGCCGCAAGAATCACTGCAGGTGGATGACTCCAGGCAGCAACATATTCCCCTCCGACTCACGGTACTCATACAGGCACCTAAAGAAAGGGTAGAATCCATCATCCAAAAGCATAACGATACGCTGGGAAGACTGGTGCAAAACGAGTGGATTTATCTCGCGGTGATGGATCCGCAGGAAGGAAATACTATTACCTCCCTTAACAAGATACAGAGGCAACAGGAGGAGGTTGAATCAGAGAGTATGGCCATCTACTAG
- a CDS encoding sensor histidine kinase, translated as MDKNLQSVADFIQQNSNIPDEQKESVLKSLKAADKELQILSFKLDRTEKVKRTTAILLEETIEELELKRKAVEETNEALQKSLKDLKAAQNQLVQQEKLASLGQLTAGIAHEIKNPLNFVNNFSELSIELIEEARDEIKSVGALHDTPPQGDLLVELNDILNDVEMNLQKIHEHGSRADGIVTSMLEHSRGGSGEMVATPFNQLIKEYVNLAFHGMRASKQPINVDFDMQLDESLGTVPLVVEDFSRVIVNLCNNAFDAMRERLSADNRQQSDKTENHYEPRLTVKTYSKDSNIILEIEDNGPGIPEEMKDKIMQPFFTTKKGTEGTGLGLSITNDIIKAHGGTIEVYSKPGQTIFKIKLFG; from the coding sequence ATGGATAAAAATCTGCAATCTGTAGCTGACTTCATTCAGCAAAATTCAAACATACCGGATGAGCAGAAGGAATCTGTTTTGAAGTCATTAAAAGCCGCTGATAAAGAGCTTCAGATTTTATCCTTTAAACTGGATCGCACGGAAAAAGTAAAGCGCACAACCGCGATCCTTCTCGAGGAGACTATCGAAGAACTCGAGCTGAAAAGAAAAGCTGTCGAGGAGACCAATGAAGCTCTGCAAAAATCATTGAAGGATTTAAAGGCCGCCCAAAATCAGCTTGTCCAGCAGGAAAAGCTTGCTTCCCTAGGCCAGCTCACAGCCGGTATTGCCCATGAGATTAAGAATCCACTCAATTTTGTGAATAATTTTTCGGAACTATCCATTGAGCTGATTGAAGAAGCACGGGACGAAATCAAATCCGTAGGGGCGTTGCATGATACACCCCCACAGGGTGATCTACTTGTTGAATTGAATGACATCCTAAATGATGTGGAGATGAACCTGCAAAAGATTCATGAGCACGGAAGCCGTGCCGACGGCATCGTTACCTCGATGCTGGAACATAGCCGGGGCGGCAGCGGAGAAATGGTAGCAACACCTTTTAATCAGCTAATCAAAGAGTATGTGAATCTGGCCTTTCATGGTATGCGCGCAAGCAAACAACCGATCAATGTGGATTTCGATATGCAGCTGGATGAATCCTTAGGTACGGTGCCGCTCGTTGTCGAAGATTTTTCTCGTGTTATCGTGAATCTTTGTAATAATGCCTTCGACGCTATGAGGGAGAGGCTGTCAGCTGACAACCGACAGCAATCGGACAAAACTGAAAATCACTATGAGCCCAGACTTACAGTTAAAACCTATAGCAAGGACTCAAATATCATCCTGGAGATTGAGGACAATGGGCCGGGTATTCCGGAGGAGATGAAGGATAAAATTATGCAACCCTTTTTTACCACGAAGAAAGGAACAGAAGGCACGGGACTCGGTCTGAGTATCACCAATGATATTATAAAAGCACACGGTGGCACCATCGAGGTATATTCAAAACCCGGTCAGACGATATTCAAGATTAAACTTTTCGGTTAA
- a CDS encoding DUF6544 family protein, producing MVAKILFSFLLVLHGVIHFAGFFKAFEIGEFKELTGEMTRTAGLIWLSLGILFLVTTLLYLLQYPFWASVGLFSVVFSQILIFSAWSDAKFGTIANLILLVPILIAFMGQLPGSYENRFRAEVEKGLNQNAASELLTNEDIAHLPQPVQKYIRYTGAIGKEKLQNVRVIFRGDFKLKSDADFVDFRSVQYNFMHPPKRLFLIESALYGLPLTGLHSYVGATAAMQIRFAGLFQVVDAKGPEMNRSETVTLFNDLCYLAPAALIDKNIEWETIDSTTVNATFTNQGNTISATLYFNEKGELVNFSSEDRAESMDGESYTNYRWTTPLSDYRDYNGRKRASYGEAIWHKPEGDYVYAKIHLEQITYNADELSLFE from the coding sequence ATGGTAGCCAAAATTCTTTTTTCATTTCTGCTGGTCTTGCACGGAGTGATCCATTTCGCGGGATTTTTCAAAGCCTTTGAGATTGGTGAATTCAAAGAGCTAACTGGAGAAATGACCAGAACGGCAGGACTCATATGGCTTTCTTTGGGAATATTATTTCTTGTGACCACTCTCTTATATCTCTTGCAATACCCGTTCTGGGCATCGGTAGGGTTATTTTCCGTGGTCTTCTCTCAGATTCTCATTTTCAGCGCCTGGAGCGATGCAAAATTCGGAACCATTGCCAACCTGATCTTACTAGTACCGATACTAATCGCCTTCATGGGACAGCTTCCGGGCAGCTATGAAAATAGGTTTAGGGCAGAGGTTGAAAAAGGGCTCAATCAGAATGCAGCCAGTGAGTTACTTACAAATGAAGATATTGCACACCTTCCTCAGCCGGTTCAAAAGTATATTCGTTACACCGGTGCTATCGGTAAAGAAAAACTGCAGAACGTGAGGGTCATATTCCGGGGTGATTTCAAGTTGAAATCCGATGCGGATTTTGTGGATTTTCGGTCTGTGCAGTACAACTTTATGCATCCGCCAAAGCGACTTTTTTTAATTGAGTCGGCTCTTTACGGGCTGCCCCTTACGGGTCTGCATAGTTATGTCGGAGCTACTGCTGCCATGCAGATCAGGTTTGCCGGACTGTTTCAAGTGGTGGATGCCAAGGGCCCGGAGATGAATCGCAGTGAGACCGTGACACTTTTTAATGACCTATGTTATCTTGCCCCGGCGGCACTGATCGATAAAAATATCGAATGGGAGACTATTGATTCCACTACGGTAAATGCCACATTCACGAATCAAGGCAATACTATTTCGGCCACACTCTATTTTAATGAAAAGGGTGAGCTGGTCAATTTTTCCTCCGAAGATAGGGCCGAATCCATGGATGGCGAAAGCTATACCAATTATCGGTGGACCACACCACTGAGCGATTACCGGGATTACAACGGCAGGAAACGGGCCTCTTATGGTGAAGCCATCTGGCATAAACCGGAGGGTGACTATGTCTACGCCAAAATCCATCTGGAGCAAATAACCTACAACGCCGATGAGCTGTCACTCTTTGAATAA
- a CDS encoding proton-conducting transporter membrane subunit, with protein MNIRPTENITHKNRSFSKVIISIIWALFLLFLTATGISFFMPVSWSVEGILVVDQLSLLMGTVLTLFSGIVISYSSRYLAGHAKLSRFLLNCLMFTAAGFLMVISDHVLLFTIAWLGMGLCMSELIGGYTHVLEGAASRKNARKYFLLSTSLLAGGFGLLGIQTGTWTITGIISAIETASGGHWMLQAAVLLLILAAFIQSALFPFQRWLMSSMTAPTPASALMHAGFVNAGAILLTRTAPLLFVTDLLWLLVIAGGIGALIGKFSKFVQANIKQKLACSTTAQMGFMLLQCGLGFFSAAITHLILHGFYKAYLFLSSGSGVSQETPYASDNEQWRAWQLPVTIASGLAGGFLFAYTTGKGLELNSGLFLTLVIVLTVIHGAQDWMKQAALSAKIKLIMLPVVIVPALLAYALFFDAISLLLAGMPMAETPLPVTWDQITIGIIYLVTFLIIELKLYRKSRRLYVSLLNISQPKSNTILQ; from the coding sequence ATGAATATCAGACCTACCGAAAATATAACTCATAAGAACAGGAGCTTTTCCAAAGTGATCATCAGTATTATTTGGGCCTTATTCCTGCTCTTTTTAACGGCAACCGGTATCTCATTTTTCATGCCGGTCAGCTGGAGCGTTGAGGGAATCCTGGTGGTCGACCAGCTAAGCCTGCTTATGGGTACTGTGCTAACCCTGTTCAGTGGCATCGTGATAAGCTACTCCAGCCGTTACCTGGCGGGACATGCTAAGCTATCGCGGTTTCTCCTAAACTGTCTGATGTTTACTGCAGCCGGTTTTTTGATGGTCATTTCCGATCATGTGCTGCTCTTCACTATAGCCTGGCTGGGCATGGGTTTATGCATGTCTGAGCTTATCGGCGGGTACACCCACGTTCTTGAAGGGGCAGCCTCCCGGAAGAATGCCCGAAAGTATTTCCTGCTGAGCACCTCGCTGCTGGCCGGAGGTTTTGGCTTGCTGGGGATTCAAACCGGTACCTGGACTATTACCGGTATAATCAGTGCCATTGAAACCGCCTCAGGCGGACATTGGATGCTGCAAGCGGCTGTTCTGCTGTTAATCCTGGCGGCTTTCATACAATCAGCATTGTTCCCATTTCAGCGCTGGCTGATGTCTTCGATGACGGCGCCGACACCAGCTTCTGCACTCATGCACGCTGGATTTGTCAACGCAGGAGCCATTCTGCTTACACGTACGGCTCCCCTCTTGTTTGTCACCGACTTGCTTTGGTTACTGGTGATCGCCGGTGGCATCGGAGCTTTAATCGGGAAATTCAGCAAATTTGTGCAGGCCAATATCAAACAGAAGCTGGCCTGTTCAACTACCGCACAGATGGGATTCATGCTGCTTCAGTGCGGACTGGGATTCTTTTCCGCAGCCATAACCCACCTCATCCTGCACGGCTTTTACAAAGCTTATCTCTTCCTCTCTTCCGGGAGTGGAGTGAGTCAGGAAACACCTTATGCTTCAGATAACGAGCAATGGCGTGCCTGGCAGCTTCCGGTAACCATTGCCAGCGGACTTGCGGGAGGCTTCCTCTTTGCCTACACCACAGGCAAGGGCCTAGAACTGAATAGCGGTTTATTTCTGACCCTGGTGATTGTCCTCACAGTCATCCACGGTGCCCAGGACTGGATGAAACAGGCTGCACTCTCGGCAAAGATCAAGCTCATCATGCTTCCCGTGGTGATTGTGCCGGCCCTGCTGGCCTATGCCCTGTTTTTTGATGCTATATCCCTGCTACTTGCGGGAATGCCAATGGCCGAAACCCCACTGCCCGTTACCTGGGATCAAATTACAATCGGAATTATCTACCTGGTCACATTTCTAATCATTGAACTAAAGCTGTATAGAAAATCCAGACGGCTCTACGTAAGCCTGCTCAATATCTCCCAACCCAAATCAAATACCATTCTCCAATAG
- a CDS encoding LysR family transcriptional regulator has translation MNFTLHQLRVFGMVARHKSMTEAARQLHMSQPAVSIQIKQLQESVGIPLIDVVGRKLYLTNAGERLYDAYTNINQELESFDSAVSELQGGLKGTLSISAASTAKYFVPYLLGEFQQRYPLVKISLKVTNRNEVLRHLSENEFDLAVLTQLPDGDSIEAIPFFDNPLVMAAPPEHPLTKCKTVTSEQLAEQTHIYRELGSGTRMVMERYLGKKGIPVKPAMELSTNEAVKQAIMAGIGISVISRLSMGNELSLDQISILQIDDFPILTRWHMLYKKEKKLSPVTQNFISFLQEKNLEQYTP, from the coding sequence ATGAATTTCACTCTTCATCAGCTTCGTGTCTTTGGAATGGTTGCTCGCCATAAAAGCATGACGGAAGCGGCTCGACAGCTGCACATGTCACAGCCGGCCGTCTCCATACAGATAAAACAGCTTCAGGAATCTGTGGGTATACCGCTCATAGATGTAGTAGGACGAAAGCTCTACCTTACCAATGCCGGGGAGCGCCTTTACGATGCATACACCAATATCAATCAGGAGCTGGAATCCTTTGATTCAGCAGTATCTGAATTGCAGGGCGGACTGAAAGGTACGCTCTCCATTTCCGCTGCTTCCACAGCCAAGTATTTTGTTCCTTATCTGCTGGGTGAATTCCAGCAACGTTACCCGCTGGTAAAAATCTCTCTGAAGGTGACCAATAGGAATGAAGTACTGCGTCATTTGTCAGAAAATGAATTTGATCTGGCGGTGCTTACACAACTGCCTGATGGTGACTCTATTGAAGCGATACCATTCTTTGATAATCCGCTGGTTATGGCAGCTCCACCTGAGCATCCCTTAACGAAGTGTAAGACTGTTACAAGTGAGCAGCTGGCAGAACAGACCCATATCTATCGTGAGCTGGGTTCAGGTACACGTATGGTAATGGAGCGCTACCTAGGCAAAAAAGGCATCCCGGTGAAACCGGCTATGGAACTGAGTACCAATGAAGCTGTGAAGCAGGCCATTATGGCGGGAATCGGTATCTCGGTAATCTCCAGGCTAAGTATGGGAAATGAACTCTCTTTGGACCAGATCAGTATATTGCAAATTGACGATTTCCCTATTCTGACCCGGTGGCACATGTTGTATAAAAAAGAGAAGAAGCTATCTCCGGTCACCCAGAATTTTATCTCTTTCCTGCAAGAAAAAAATCTGGAGCAGTATACACCCTAG
- a CDS encoding FIST signal transduction protein, whose product MKAKSIKGKSVEDIKVALEHIATDEFKPTLAVVFLSVQQDREAISRLLDEKDIQIFGATTAGEFIDGDIEEGSTVMLLFDLNPDYFKLEFIEVNPQTAFKDAKKLGVIGKKPFQNPAFIVATGGVFIDGDQIMEGIIQGFGEPLTPTNGELTIFGGMAGDDLIAEKPLVFTNEKCHDNALLAMIIDGDKIDVRGIATCGWNAIGTAKTVTKSEGNIVYTIDDKPALDMLMKYLGVEVEQEQNKGIVAFLNSWYYPLQLERDNGDTVIRATRFANSENRSLICTGSVPQGSKIKFAMPPDFDAIETVVSECASIKDDEEKQADALIMFSCVSRHLSFGASIKEEIDQVQNIWNAPMAGFFTYGEYGKSKIGDNEFHNNACCVVALREK is encoded by the coding sequence ATGAAGGCAAAATCAATAAAAGGAAAGTCTGTTGAGGATATCAAAGTAGCACTCGAGCACATTGCAACAGACGAATTCAAGCCTACCTTAGCCGTTGTATTTCTCTCCGTACAACAAGACCGGGAAGCTATATCAAGATTACTTGACGAAAAAGATATACAGATTTTTGGTGCCACCACGGCGGGAGAATTTATTGATGGTGATATCGAAGAAGGTAGCACTGTCATGCTTTTATTCGATTTAAATCCGGATTATTTTAAGCTGGAATTTATCGAAGTAAATCCGCAAACTGCATTCAAAGATGCCAAAAAACTAGGTGTCATTGGGAAAAAACCATTCCAGAATCCCGCTTTTATTGTTGCAACTGGAGGCGTGTTCATTGATGGTGATCAAATCATGGAAGGCATCATACAAGGGTTCGGAGAACCTCTAACGCCCACTAATGGTGAATTAACCATATTTGGTGGCATGGCCGGAGACGATTTAATAGCTGAAAAACCACTTGTTTTTACCAACGAAAAGTGTCACGACAACGCCTTGCTTGCTATGATTATTGACGGGGATAAAATTGATGTAAGAGGCATAGCAACGTGTGGGTGGAATGCCATTGGTACTGCAAAAACTGTAACGAAAAGCGAAGGCAATATCGTCTACACCATAGATGATAAACCGGCTTTGGACATGTTAATGAAATATCTTGGTGTTGAGGTGGAACAAGAGCAAAATAAAGGCATCGTGGCATTTCTAAATTCCTGGTATTACCCACTGCAGCTGGAGCGTGACAACGGGGATACCGTGATACGTGCTACCCGATTTGCCAATAGTGAAAACCGATCACTTATTTGTACAGGCAGTGTGCCACAAGGATCCAAAATCAAGTTTGCAATGCCTCCTGATTTTGATGCCATTGAAACCGTTGTTTCAGAGTGTGCCAGCATTAAAGATGATGAAGAGAAGCAAGCCGATGCGTTAATCATGTTTTCATGTGTGAGCCGACATTTGTCGTTTGGAGCTTCCATCAAAGAAGAAATCGATCAGGTTCAAAATATTTGGAATGCACCTATGGCGGGATTTTTTACATATGGCGAATATGGAAAATCAAAAATCGGTGACAATGAATTCCATAACAATGCCTGTTGCGTTGTTGCATTAAGGGAAAAATAA
- a CDS encoding FIST N-terminal domain-containing protein yields the protein MKAETIKGDSSEEIQEKLTQCLDGGYSPSLAIVFMSIKQNIEAVCDILHRQDIQIFGATSSGEFISSDIQEESITIMLLDMNPAHFRLLFLEAVNHNEYDIARQLGEQGKNFFENAGFILLSGWSNHMDGEDIIKGLDEGFGGNATIFGGMAGDDQMLTGPKVFTQGRSSVTGILALIIDQDKINLSGVATCGWKPIGIAKTITKSKGNVVYTIDDQPALDLVMKYLGLSLSDEPMNNTVFSLGAYYPLQLEREGAPAVMRTAMLGNTEDRSLVCAGKIPQGAKVRFSLPPDFDVIDTVVEECTAVKEEQLEQADSVIMFSCISRYLSFGVMTSEEISRVSEVWQTPMIGFFSYGEYGRSKGGKHEFHNNTCCVLALREK from the coding sequence GTGAAAGCTGAAACAATAAAAGGAGATTCTTCCGAAGAGATACAGGAAAAGTTGACTCAATGCCTGGATGGTGGCTATAGCCCTTCACTGGCGATTGTCTTCATGTCAATTAAACAAAATATCGAAGCAGTTTGCGACATCCTGCACCGGCAGGATATTCAGATTTTCGGAGCAACGTCATCGGGAGAATTCATCAGCAGTGATATTCAGGAAGAAAGCATTACCATCATGCTGCTGGATATGAATCCGGCCCATTTCAGGCTTCTGTTTCTTGAAGCCGTAAATCACAATGAGTACGATATAGCCAGACAATTGGGGGAGCAAGGCAAAAACTTCTTTGAAAATGCCGGTTTTATCCTTTTGTCAGGATGGAGCAATCACATGGATGGCGAAGATATTATCAAGGGACTTGACGAAGGGTTTGGTGGAAACGCCACCATATTCGGAGGAATGGCCGGCGATGATCAGATGCTGACCGGCCCAAAAGTATTTACACAGGGAAGAAGCAGTGTCACGGGAATATTGGCCTTGATTATTGATCAGGACAAGATCAATTTGTCTGGAGTGGCAACCTGCGGATGGAAGCCCATTGGCATTGCCAAAACCATAACCAAAAGCAAAGGCAATGTTGTATATACAATAGATGATCAACCTGCACTCGATCTGGTTATGAAATATCTGGGATTAAGCCTCAGCGACGAACCGATGAACAACACGGTGTTCAGCCTTGGCGCCTATTATCCACTACAGCTTGAAAGAGAAGGAGCTCCGGCAGTAATGAGAACAGCCATGCTGGGAAATACGGAAGATCGCTCTCTGGTCTGTGCCGGAAAGATCCCCCAGGGAGCCAAAGTACGATTCTCACTGCCGCCTGATTTTGACGTGATAGATACCGTTGTTGAAGAGTGCACCGCGGTTAAAGAAGAACAGCTTGAGCAGGCCGATTCCGTTATCATGTTTTCCTGTATTAGCAGGTACCTGTCTTTCGGCGTTATGACCAGCGAAGAAATAAGCCGTGTAAGTGAGGTATGGCAAACTCCAATGATCGGGTTTTTCTCCTATGGTGAATATGGAAGGTCAAAAGGTGGAAAACATGAATTCCATAACAACACCTGCTGCGTTTTGGCATTGAGGGAAAAATGA